A stretch of the Teretinema zuelzerae genome encodes the following:
- a CDS encoding AAA family ATPase — MIKPKCIVITGRPGSGKTTLTDKLSKHLYIPKVSRDELKEGYVNTFGIKHDLLPKDTNRIVNDIFKDTVIHLLESKISLIIEAAFDHKIWDYFLPDFMKVANVIIIICDIDATKSALRHLERGLANPKREYYHGDKRVSVYRETGYFEPGEKYDLPEFDVPTLLVSTEKEYCPTIEEIETFINEDS, encoded by the coding sequence ATGATTAAACCGAAATGTATAGTAATTACAGGACGACCAGGTTCTGGAAAAACTACGTTAACTGATAAACTATCAAAACACTTGTATATTCCTAAAGTTAGTCGTGATGAGCTCAAAGAAGGATATGTGAATACTTTTGGTATTAAACATGATCTTTTACCAAAAGATACTAATAGAATAGTAAATGATATTTTTAAGGATACAGTAATTCACTTGCTTGAATCAAAAATATCTTTGATTATTGAAGCTGCTTTTGATCATAAAATTTGGGATTATTTTCTACCCGATTTTATGAAAGTTGCAAATGTAATTATTATAATATGCGATATTGATGCAACCAAAAGTGCATTACGCCATTTGGAAAGAGGTTTGGCAAATCCAAAACGTGAATATTATCATGGTGATAAAAGAGTTTCTGTTTATAGAGAAACTGGTTATTTTGAGCCAGGTGAAAAATATGATCTTCCTGAATTTGATGTACCTACATTACTAGTTTCTACTGAAAAAGAGTATTGTCCAACAATTGAAGAAATAGAAACTTTTATTAATGAAGATAGTTGA